A region of Desulfobacterales bacterium DNA encodes the following proteins:
- a CDS encoding helix-turn-helix transcriptional regulator translates to MKEIDFNAYLEEQLKDPDFVERFKKAGKAWDIALQLAALREECGLSQKELANLAGTSQQQISRLESPSYEGHSLSMLRRVSEVLGATIHVQIQRGSCPKRLMVAEKKAGYGIIRSKKKRPRN, encoded by the coding sequence TTGAAGGAAATCGATTTTAACGCATATCTTGAAGAACAGTTGAAAGATCCGGATTTCGTGGAGCGCTTTAAAAAGGCTGGTAAAGCCTGGGATATTGCCTTGCAACTCGCTGCTTTAAGAGAGGAATGCGGGTTGTCTCAAAAAGAGCTGGCAAATCTAGCGGGAACGTCTCAACAGCAGATCAGTCGACTGGAATCACCCTCATATGAAGGGCATTCCCTGAGCATGTTGCGACGTGTGTCGGAGGTTCTTGGGGCGACGATCCATGTTCAAATTCAGCGCGGAAGCTGTCCAAAACGGCTAATGGTTGCCGAAAAAAAAGCCGGTTATGGAATAATCAGATCAAAAAAGAAACGCCCCCGCAATTAA
- a CDS encoding TraB/GumN family protein: MNPPELHTILENASIPEHSAQFMSAMSGGEPFLEGPYLFIAAEDWLLAVGYPLDGEYRAEEFGAALSRALQRTRARDCWAISPDLPGNLKPHCCDRDRYYILNADATVSPRLDRLSQRAAALLQVEEGAVFTPAHRRLWAEFVGRKGLPPTVRELFARTETVLKYAPGLSLLNAWDGDGNLAASLLLDSAPHRFCSYLIGAHSRTHHTPYASDLLFREMIRRAAESGKTYLHLGLGVNAGIRRFKTKWGAAPGPAYEMAQWQENGTERAGAGLLMDMLAALPREPVSKEQFMASLPKQRRFNMLWEIEKNGRTSWIGGTAHFFCYSFEFSLRKLFEKVDTVLFEGPLDSTSLEQVSETGRHPDPESPRLMDALTEAEVRSLERVVCGPRGFWAALIGTRMPDPPDVSYFLSRTRHWTAFFSLWSEFLKRQGWTQSVDLEAWHLGHDMGKSVVAMETIPEQIQTLESISIERIVNFFRQSHLWQGYIKRYVRAYLKGDVDNLYGTSAEFPTRSEFVIHRRDAVFLERMGPHLEEGRCAVFVGSAHMINLRRMLVEAGFMVRRGR, encoded by the coding sequence TTGAACCCCCCGGAATTGCATACAATCCTGGAAAATGCCTCTATCCCCGAACATTCCGCTCAATTTATGAGCGCCATGTCAGGGGGTGAGCCGTTTTTGGAGGGCCCCTATCTTTTCATTGCCGCCGAAGATTGGCTCCTGGCGGTGGGTTACCCCCTCGATGGCGAATACCGGGCCGAAGAATTTGGTGCAGCCCTGTCCCGGGCCCTGCAACGCACCCGGGCGCGCGACTGCTGGGCCATCTCTCCGGACCTGCCCGGGAATTTAAAACCCCACTGCTGCGACCGGGACCGGTATTACATTCTGAATGCCGACGCTACGGTGTCTCCCCGGCTGGATCGTCTTTCCCAACGGGCAGCCGCCTTGCTGCAAGTGGAAGAAGGCGCTGTTTTTACCCCGGCGCACCGGCGTCTGTGGGCTGAATTCGTGGGTCGTAAAGGATTGCCGCCAACCGTACGGGAACTGTTCGCCCGAACCGAGACGGTTTTAAAGTACGCTCCCGGCCTGTCGCTCTTAAATGCCTGGGATGGCGACGGCAACCTGGCGGCCAGCCTGCTTTTGGATTCGGCGCCGCACCGTTTCTGCTCCTATCTCATCGGCGCCCACTCCCGCACCCACCATACCCCGTATGCTTCCGATCTGCTCTTTCGTGAAATGATTCGCCGGGCCGCTGAAAGCGGAAAAACCTACCTGCATCTGGGTTTGGGCGTCAATGCGGGAATCCGCCGTTTCAAGACAAAGTGGGGTGCAGCACCCGGCCCGGCATATGAAATGGCGCAGTGGCAGGAAAACGGTACAGAACGGGCAGGCGCCGGGTTGCTCATGGACATGCTGGCAGCCCTGCCCCGGGAACCCGTGTCCAAGGAACAGTTTATGGCAAGCCTGCCGAAGCAGCGGCGCTTTAACATGCTCTGGGAAATCGAAAAAAACGGACGCACGTCATGGATCGGCGGCACCGCTCATTTTTTCTGTTACAGCTTTGAGTTTTCCCTGCGGAAACTCTTTGAAAAAGTCGACACGGTCTTGTTCGAAGGGCCGCTGGATTCGACCAGCCTGGAACAGGTATCCGAAACCGGCCGCCATCCCGATCCGGAAAGTCCCCGGCTCATGGACGCACTGACCGAAGCCGAAGTCCGTAGTCTGGAAAGGGTCGTCTGCGGCCCCCGGGGTTTCTGGGCCGCTCTCATAGGCACCCGCATGCCGGACCCGCCCGATGTAAGCTATTTCTTGTCCCGGACCCGTCACTGGACGGCTTTTTTCTCGCTTTGGTCCGAATTTCTCAAACGACAGGGCTGGACGCAGTCCGTCGATCTGGAAGCCTGGCATCTGGGCCATGACATGGGAAAATCGGTTGTCGCCATGGAGACCATCCCGGAACAGATCCAGACCCTGGAAAGCATCAGCATTGAGCGAATCGTCAATTTCTTTCGCCAATCTCACCTTTGGCAAGGGTATATCAAGCGCTATGTGCGCGCCTATCTCAAGGGGGATGTGGATAATCTGTATGGGACCAGCGCTGAATTTCCCACCCGCTCCGAGTTCGTCATCCACCGCCGCGACGCCGTCTTTCTGGAACGCATGGGCCCCCACCTGGAAGAAGGGCGCTGTGCGGTGTTTGTGGGATCGGCGCACATGATCAACCTGCGCCGGATGCTGGTCGAAGCCGGGTTCATGGTCCGGAGGGGCCGATGA
- a CDS encoding GNAT family N-acetyltransferase — MIGPDRLDRVSAGAVVPEQVISYVRSVAGSRPRLFGACVGYETEGQLVLIGYPLHDPVDSNAMSHAVDQALKIPGLQKITVISPTRPPQAPGKIRSGRDDYFVLPVPAPPPAAKLRNLLRRADRELTIEHGRQLEHDHQALVDRFLSQRTLAAGTRRIFRQIPRYLQASPGSMLVSARTAGGRLAAFAVGEYASLHTALFMFCFRDPSLAPPGSSDRVFSGLMDEAARRGHTRMNLGLGVNAGIRFFKRKWGAQPFLPCIQTEWEIKPADPVSRL; from the coding sequence ATGATCGGGCCCGACCGGCTGGACCGGGTCAGCGCCGGCGCCGTGGTTCCCGAACAGGTCATTTCCTACGTGCGTTCTGTGGCAGGGTCGCGACCCCGCCTGTTCGGCGCTTGCGTGGGCTATGAGACGGAAGGACAACTCGTTCTCATCGGATACCCGCTGCACGATCCCGTGGATAGCAACGCCATGTCCCATGCCGTGGATCAGGCGTTGAAGATCCCCGGGTTGCAGAAGATCACCGTCATCAGCCCTACCCGGCCGCCCCAGGCCCCCGGGAAAATCCGATCCGGCCGGGACGACTACTTTGTATTGCCGGTACCGGCGCCGCCGCCCGCAGCGAAACTGAGAAATCTGTTGCGCCGGGCGGACCGCGAGCTGACCATCGAACACGGCCGGCAGCTTGAACACGACCACCAGGCCCTGGTGGATCGCTTTTTGTCACAGCGAACACTGGCAGCCGGCACACGCCGGATTTTCAGGCAAATCCCCCGCTACCTCCAGGCGTCTCCCGGCAGTATGCTTGTCTCCGCCCGGACCGCCGGGGGGCGGCTGGCCGCGTTTGCCGTGGGAGAATACGCGTCGCTGCATACCGCTTTGTTCATGTTCTGCTTCCGGGATCCATCCCTGGCGCCGCCGGGCAGTTCCGACCGGGTCTTTTCCGGTCTAATGGACGAAGCGGCCCGGCGCGGACATACCCGTATGAATTTGGGCCTGGGGGTCAACGCGGGTATCCGTTTTTTCAAACGCAAATGGGGCGCTCAGCCATTTCTGCCCTGCATCCAAACCGAGTGGGAGATAAAACCGGCGGACCCGGTGTCACGGCTGTAA
- a CDS encoding DEAD/DEAH box helicase family protein, which translates to MKQVVIENPVLNSPFREPTRHFRFTDEGITNEIEDGRRISSYFVPIARPKKKGKQRALFETEWTQDRIEENKFVNEVRRRVSLWRKGGYLGVTPTTTRLLKYWTDPDREKKLFFCQIEALETAIYITEVARKFGDAWIENDLRAANDTSNPGLPRTAFKMATGSGKTVVMAMLIAWQALNKLADPQAARFSDTFLLIAPGITIRDRLRVLFPNDPQNYYRQRDVLPADQLKLLDRAKILITNFHAFQQREKVAAGKLTKTILARGDTSAFTETPAQMVRRVCRELGSKKNIVIINDEAHHCYRRKPDGDDVKLTGDDRIEAKQREEEARVWISGIEAVKAKIGVKVIYDLSATPFFLRGSGYPEGILFPWVVSDFSLIDSIEAGIVKVPRVPVADDSMTGEQPTYRDLWLRIREELPKKGRRTQAVSGEPKLPAELQGALHSLYSNYEKYYRLWEKNDEARAKGLTPPVFIVVCNNTNVSKLVFDYIAGWEKPIGEATVVQSGQLPIFGNDDSRGGWLKRPNTILVDSWQLESGESMSAEFKKIAAREIEEFKDEYRLRFPGRDAEDLTDEDLLREVMNTVGKSGKLGEHVKCVVSVSMLTEGWDANTVTHVLGVRAFGTQLLCEQVVGRALRRMSYPPDLDLYPPEYAEVYGVPFSFIPCSGSTKEPKPGPVPTRVRALENRLSCEITFPRLQGYRYDVPGEKLIATFGEDSRLSLSTADVPTETEMSPIVGATEKHRLEDLKRRRSNEIAFLLAKLTLEQYFRDDDGNDKPWLFPQLLAIAKRWLAQCVTLKDHTFPQLLLLIDFAHAAADRIYKAIVQSSYGIPALKPILRPYDTLGSTRYVDFDTIRPVYATKEDKCQVSHVVADTDSWEQKMAQALEDMNEVRRYVKNYHLGFTIPYIFNGKEKNYNPDFIACLDDGRGDGDLLNLIIEVTGEAKKDKAAKVTTARALWIPAVNNHGGFGRWDFIEIADPWDAQNLIRGSLKQKAG; encoded by the coding sequence ATGAAACAGGTCGTCATCGAAAACCCGGTTTTAAATTCGCCCTTTCGCGAGCCCACCCGCCATTTTCGCTTCACCGACGAAGGCATCACCAATGAAATTGAGGACGGCCGCAGGATCAGCTCCTATTTCGTGCCCATCGCCCGCCCCAAGAAAAAAGGAAAACAGCGCGCCCTTTTCGAAACCGAGTGGACCCAGGACCGCATCGAAGAAAATAAATTCGTCAACGAAGTCCGGCGCCGCGTCAGCCTGTGGCGCAAAGGCGGTTATCTCGGGGTTACGCCCACCACGACCCGGCTGCTTAAGTACTGGACCGATCCCGACCGCGAGAAAAAGCTCTTTTTCTGCCAGATAGAAGCCCTTGAAACCGCAATCTATATTACCGAGGTGGCCCGCAAATTCGGCGATGCCTGGATCGAAAATGATCTTCGGGCTGCCAACGACACCTCCAATCCGGGCCTGCCGCGCACAGCCTTTAAAATGGCGACCGGCTCCGGCAAAACCGTGGTCATGGCCATGCTGATCGCCTGGCAGGCGCTCAACAAGCTGGCCGACCCCCAGGCGGCGCGCTTTTCCGATACGTTTTTACTGATTGCCCCCGGCATCACGATCCGGGACCGTTTGCGCGTCCTCTTCCCCAACGACCCGCAGAACTATTACCGCCAGCGCGACGTCCTCCCGGCTGACCAGCTCAAACTACTTGACCGGGCCAAGATCCTCATCACCAACTTCCATGCTTTCCAACAGCGGGAAAAGGTTGCCGCCGGCAAGCTCACCAAAACCATCCTTGCCAGGGGTGATACCAGTGCATTCACCGAAACGCCCGCTCAGATGGTGCGCCGCGTCTGCCGCGAGCTTGGGAGCAAGAAAAACATTGTCATTATCAATGACGAGGCCCACCACTGCTACCGGCGCAAGCCGGACGGCGACGACGTTAAACTTACCGGTGATGACCGGATTGAAGCCAAACAGCGCGAGGAAGAGGCCCGGGTCTGGATTTCCGGCATTGAGGCGGTCAAGGCCAAGATCGGCGTGAAAGTCATCTATGATCTTTCGGCCACGCCGTTTTTTCTGCGCGGCTCCGGCTACCCGGAAGGCATCCTCTTTCCCTGGGTCGTTTCCGACTTTTCGCTGATCGACTCCATTGAGGCCGGCATTGTCAAGGTTCCGCGCGTGCCGGTTGCCGACGATTCCATGACCGGCGAGCAGCCCACCTATCGTGATCTCTGGCTGCGCATCCGCGAGGAGCTCCCCAAAAAAGGGCGCAGAACCCAGGCGGTCAGTGGTGAACCCAAGCTGCCGGCCGAGCTTCAGGGCGCTTTGCACAGCCTCTACAGCAATTACGAGAAATATTACCGTCTGTGGGAGAAAAACGATGAGGCCAGGGCCAAGGGCCTTACCCCGCCGGTCTTTATCGTAGTCTGCAACAATACCAATGTCTCGAAGCTTGTTTTCGACTATATTGCCGGATGGGAAAAACCGATTGGCGAAGCCACGGTTGTCCAGTCCGGCCAGCTCCCTATCTTTGGCAACGACGACAGCCGGGGCGGCTGGCTGAAACGTCCCAACACGATTCTGGTGGACAGCTGGCAGCTTGAATCGGGGGAGTCCATGAGCGCCGAATTTAAAAAAATAGCCGCCCGCGAAATAGAGGAATTTAAGGATGAATACCGCCTGCGCTTTCCCGGCCGGGATGCGGAAGATCTCACGGATGAAGATCTGCTTCGTGAGGTGATGAACACGGTCGGCAAATCCGGCAAGCTGGGCGAGCACGTCAAATGCGTTGTCAGCGTTTCCATGCTGACGGAAGGTTGGGATGCCAACACCGTTACCCATGTCCTGGGTGTGCGCGCCTTCGGCACCCAGCTTCTGTGCGAGCAGGTGGTCGGCCGGGCTCTGCGGCGCATGTCCTACCCGCCGGACCTGGATCTATATCCGCCCGAGTATGCCGAGGTTTACGGTGTACCGTTTTCTTTCATCCCCTGCAGCGGATCCACCAAAGAACCGAAACCCGGGCCCGTGCCGACCCGCGTGCGCGCCCTGGAAAACCGGCTTTCTTGCGAAATCACCTTCCCTCGCCTGCAAGGCTACCGCTACGATGTGCCCGGTGAAAAGCTCATCGCAACCTTTGGCGAAGACTCCAGGCTTTCGCTTTCCACCGCCGACGTTCCTACCGAAACTGAAATGTCCCCGATTGTCGGTGCCACAGAGAAACATCGCTTGGAGGATCTTAAACGCCGCCGGTCCAACGAAATCGCCTTTCTGCTCGCCAAACTTACCCTGGAGCAGTACTTTCGCGATGACGACGGCAACGACAAGCCCTGGCTTTTTCCGCAGCTTTTGGCGATTGCCAAACGCTGGCTGGCTCAGTGTGTAACGCTCAAAGACCATACCTTTCCGCAGCTCCTTCTGCTGATCGATTTTGCCCATGCTGCCGCAGACCGGATCTACAAGGCCATTGTACAGTCGAGCTACGGCATACCTGCCTTAAAGCCGATCCTGCGCCCTTATGACACGCTCGGTTCTACCCGCTATGTGGATTTTGATACGATCCGGCCGGTCTATGCCACAAAAGAAGATAAATGCCAGGTGTCGCATGTTGTGGCCGATACCGACTCCTGGGAGCAGAAAATGGCTCAGGCATTAGAGGATATGAACGAGGTGCGCCGGTATGTCAAAAACTACCATCTCGGGTTTACCATTCCTTACATATTTAACGGCAAAGAAAAGAATTACAACCCGGATTTTATTGCCTGCCTTGACGACGGCAGAGGCGACGGCGATTTGCTGAACCTCATCATCGAGGTCACCGGCGAAGCCAAAAAAGACAAGGCAGCCAAAGTCACCACGGCCCGCGCCCTCTGGATTCCGGCCGTAAACAACCACGGCGGCTTCGGCCGTTGGGATTTTATCGAGATTGCCGATCCCTGGGATGCACAGAACCTGATTCGCGGCAGTCTTAAACAGAAGGCCGGTTAA
- the xerD gene encoding site-specific tyrosine recombinase XerD → MSAMDEFVDRYINYMLVEKGLAAKTIEAYSLDLSEFLNFLKQAGIDQVASVDPAVLLKHLISLRNSGLGPRSRARHLVTLRGFFRFLVQEKLLTQDPSRQIDMPKSGLRLPDVLSIKDVEKLLNAPDPGKPKETRDAAMIELLYAAGLRVSELVNLKVRDVNLEAGFVRVFGKGAKERVVPIGLYAKEKINTYLETFRPLLLKTHISSHLFVGRAGKPMTRQGFWKLLRRYVLRAGIHKNVTPHSLRHSFASHLLEGGADLRAVQIMLGHVDISTTQIYTHVARERLKIVHEQFHPRG, encoded by the coding sequence ATGTCTGCAATGGATGAATTTGTCGACCGTTATATCAATTACATGCTGGTTGAAAAAGGCCTGGCCGCTAAAACCATTGAAGCCTACAGCCTTGATCTATCCGAGTTCCTGAATTTTCTCAAACAAGCCGGAATCGATCAGGTTGCATCTGTGGATCCGGCGGTATTATTGAAACACCTGATATCCCTCCGGAACAGCGGCCTGGGCCCCCGTTCCAGGGCCCGCCATCTGGTAACGCTGCGGGGTTTTTTTCGTTTCTTGGTCCAGGAGAAACTATTGACCCAGGACCCGTCGCGTCAGATCGATATGCCCAAAAGCGGGCTGCGGCTGCCGGATGTTCTGTCCATCAAAGATGTTGAGAAGCTTTTAAATGCGCCGGACCCCGGCAAACCCAAAGAGACCAGAGATGCCGCCATGATCGAGCTTCTCTATGCAGCCGGGCTGCGGGTTTCCGAACTGGTCAATCTTAAGGTTCGCGATGTCAACCTTGAAGCCGGTTTTGTCAGGGTGTTCGGCAAAGGCGCCAAGGAGCGGGTGGTGCCCATCGGTCTTTACGCCAAGGAAAAAATCAATACCTATCTGGAAACATTCCGGCCGCTGCTGTTAAAGACACATATCAGCTCCCACCTCTTTGTGGGTCGGGCGGGTAAGCCCATGACCCGCCAGGGGTTCTGGAAACTGCTCCGGCGGTATGTCCTGCGGGCCGGCATTCATAAAAATGTCACGCCGCATTCGCTGCGGCATTCGTTTGCCAGTCATCTGCTGGAAGGCGGCGCGGATTTAAGGGCGGTGCAGATCATGCTGGGGCATGTGGATATCTCCACCACCCAGATCTATACCCATGTGGCCCGGGAGCGGCTGAAAATCGTCCATGAGCAGTTTCATCCGCGCGGATGA
- a CDS encoding aminopeptidase P family protein has protein sequence MKDVHQVRIDRVREAMQLKELDAFLVLIAENRRYLSGFTGEDTQFDESAGALLITAEKLLLATDSRFELQARQEAPDYETIIYREGLAKELPIILKGYQTRRLGFESIRVSRAQHRKMITALKDAHLAVELADTEDIVETLRVEKTQPEIGAIRNALGLAESVFGQVAADIRPGMTEKEAAWSLEKALREAGADGLSFPAIVASGPNSALPHAIPGDRPLRSDEPILFDWGIRLEGYCSDISRTLVMGEPDTTFQKVFQTVREAQEMAIEAIKPGIGTKAVDEIARRHIEKMGFKDCFGHGLGHGVGLAIHEQPRLSPLGDKKLAAGMVCTVEPGIYLPGWGGVRLENMIVVTADGVDVLNRTTVDEVRLGV, from the coding sequence TTGAAAGATGTTCATCAGGTTCGAATAGACCGGGTCCGAGAGGCTATGCAGCTAAAAGAGCTGGACGCCTTTCTGGTGCTCATTGCCGAAAACCGCCGCTATTTAAGCGGATTTACCGGTGAAGACACCCAGTTTGACGAGTCGGCCGGGGCGCTATTGATTACAGCCGAAAAATTGCTCTTGGCAACCGATTCCCGCTTTGAATTGCAAGCCCGGCAGGAAGCCCCCGACTATGAAACCATCATATACAGGGAAGGGTTGGCCAAGGAATTGCCGATAATTCTGAAAGGATACCAAACCAGACGTCTGGGTTTTGAAAGCATCCGCGTCTCCCGGGCCCAGCACCGGAAAATGATAACAGCTTTGAAAGATGCCCATCTGGCGGTCGAACTGGCGGATACCGAGGATATTGTCGAAACGCTGCGCGTTGAGAAAACACAACCCGAGATCGGGGCCATCCGCAACGCCCTGGGGCTGGCGGAATCCGTTTTCGGCCAGGTTGCCGCTGATATAAGACCGGGCATGACCGAAAAAGAGGCGGCCTGGTCTTTGGAGAAGGCGCTGCGGGAAGCGGGTGCAGACGGGCTGTCCTTTCCTGCCATCGTGGCTTCGGGACCCAACAGCGCGCTGCCCCACGCCATTCCCGGGGACCGTCCGCTGCGGTCGGACGAACCGATCCTGTTTGACTGGGGGATCCGCCTGGAAGGGTATTGCTCGGATATTTCCCGTACCCTGGTCATGGGGGAACCGGATACAACCTTTCAAAAAGTCTTTCAAACCGTCAGGGAAGCCCAGGAAATGGCCATTGAAGCCATAAAACCGGGAATCGGCACCAAAGCCGTGGACGAGATTGCCCGGCGCCATATTGAAAAGATGGGTTTTAAAGATTGCTTCGGCCATGGGTTGGGTCACGGCGTCGGCCTGGCCATTCACGAACAGCCCCGGCTCAGTCCCCTGGGCGATAAAAAACTGGCGGCAGGAATGGTATGCACGGTGGAGCCGGGCATCTATCTGCCGGGTTGGGGCGGTGTCCGCCTGGAGAATATGATTGTGGTCACGGCTGACGGGGTCGATGTTCTGAACAGAACGACCGTGGACGAAGTCCGGTTGGGAGTATAA
- a CDS encoding radical SAM protein yields MNLNKLTPANRKFRGPGFWETFKETFLGVRRPLDCLQVEVTSRCPGRCTYCPRTVLQENWLGRDMAGDTFVRLWPLMRRAGRVHLQGWGEPLLNPFFFEMVALARKAGCSVSTTTGGLLMTPDLALRIVDSGIDIVAFSLAGTDSTGNAPRHGMDFGQVCAAISTLQMVREKRQGVHLEIHIAYLLLASNLDNVRGLPDLMKRLGVHAVVISTLDFLPDPQLTGEAFSLQDPHKLARAAVVLEETAIRARELDLGFHFELPDPDAPGNNCRENIQRSLFVSADGAVSPCVYVNVPMSCQDPNRRVFGNVREQDPMEIWDSEAFRSFRDSLAQGNPNTPCRSCPKRMMK; encoded by the coding sequence ATGAATTTAAATAAGCTCACACCGGCAAATCGTAAATTCCGGGGTCCCGGCTTCTGGGAAACCTTCAAAGAGACATTTCTAGGCGTCCGCCGACCCCTGGACTGCCTTCAGGTGGAAGTTACTTCCCGCTGCCCGGGCCGCTGCACCTATTGCCCCCGAACGGTTTTACAGGAAAACTGGCTGGGTCGCGACATGGCGGGAGACACCTTTGTCCGGCTGTGGCCCCTGATGCGGCGGGCAGGCCGGGTTCATCTCCAGGGTTGGGGGGAGCCGCTCCTAAACCCGTTCTTTTTTGAAATGGTCGCCCTGGCCCGCAAGGCCGGCTGCAGTGTTTCCACCACCACCGGCGGTCTGCTCATGACGCCGGACCTGGCGCTCCGGATCGTTGACAGCGGGATAGACATCGTGGCGTTTTCTCTGGCCGGTACGGATTCCACCGGCAACGCCCCCCGCCACGGCATGGATTTCGGCCAGGTGTGTGCCGCGATATCGACGTTGCAGATGGTCCGGGAAAAACGGCAGGGCGTCCACCTGGAAATCCATATTGCCTATCTCCTGCTGGCATCCAACCTGGACAACGTACGCGGACTCCCCGACCTGATGAAACGGCTGGGGGTGCACGCCGTCGTCATCAGCACGCTGGACTTCCTTCCGGACCCACAATTGACCGGGGAAGCTTTCTCACTTCAGGATCCCCATAAACTTGCCCGTGCTGCCGTCGTCCTGGAAGAGACCGCCATCCGGGCACGGGAACTGGATTTAGGGTTTCACTTCGAACTTCCCGATCCAGACGCCCCCGGCAACAACTGCCGCGAAAACATCCAGCGCTCCCTGTTTGTCTCGGCCGACGGCGCGGTGTCTCCCTGCGTTTATGTGAATGTGCCCATGAGCTGCCAGGATCCCAACCGCCGGGTTTTCGGGAATGTCCGCGAGCAGGACCCCATGGAAATATGGGACAGTGAAGCGTTTCGCAGCTTCCGCGACAGCCTCGCCCAGGGGAATCCTAACACGCCCTGCCGGTCCTGCCCGAAACGGATGATGAAGTAA
- the fmt gene encoding methionyl-tRNA formyltransferase — protein MRIVFIGQAPFGKDSLAALIQQGENIVGVITVPDLPGQKRPNPVKALALEQGLPLLQPAKLKHPESVAWVRELKPDLLVLAFVTQFAPLEMIKSATHGGINYHPSLLPKYRGGSAINWAVIRGERETGVTIHLIDEGVDTGPVILQEKVDISPDDTVKSLYFEKLYPLGINLIARAVALVREGKARPIPQDESKVSFQPVITESDTVINWKHSTQGVYDMIRGSNPSPGAVTTFEGRALKIWEAKPYPLQGRAGDIIEIVEDRGFVVSTADGGILVERVQFDNVKLAAVDFSKSRGLRTGDRLGGVRKTG, from the coding sequence ATGCGTATCGTGTTTATCGGCCAGGCGCCTTTCGGCAAGGATTCGCTGGCTGCGCTCATCCAACAGGGTGAAAACATTGTCGGCGTGATCACCGTGCCGGATCTGCCCGGACAAAAACGCCCCAATCCGGTTAAAGCGCTGGCATTGGAACAGGGGCTGCCCCTGCTGCAGCCGGCAAAGCTGAAACATCCGGAAAGCGTCGCCTGGGTGCGTGAACTGAAACCGGATTTGCTGGTCCTGGCGTTTGTGACTCAATTCGCACCGCTGGAGATGATTAAGTCCGCCACCCACGGCGGCATCAATTACCACCCTTCCCTGCTGCCCAAATACCGCGGCGGTTCCGCCATCAACTGGGCCGTTATCCGCGGCGAGCGGGAAACCGGCGTCACCATCCACCTGATCGATGAAGGCGTGGATACCGGCCCCGTCATCCTCCAGGAAAAAGTGGATATCAGCCCGGATGATACCGTCAAAAGCCTCTACTTTGAAAAGCTGTATCCCCTGGGAATCAATTTGATCGCCCGGGCCGTCGCACTCGTCCGGGAAGGCAAGGCCCGGCCGATTCCCCAGGATGAATCCAAGGTTTCTTTCCAGCCGGTTATTACAGAATCGGATACCGTCATCAACTGGAAGCATTCCACCCAGGGGGTATATGACATGATCCGCGGGTCGAATCCCAGTCCGGGAGCGGTTACAACCTTTGAGGGCCGGGCGCTGAAAATCTGGGAAGCCAAACCCTACCCGTTGCAGGGACGAGCCGGCGATATAATTGAAATTGTTGAAGATAGGGGTTTTGTGGTCTCCACTGCCGACGGGGGCATCCTTGTGGAACGGGTCCAGTTTGACAATGTTAAACTCGCGGCCGTCGATTTCAGTAAAAGCCGGGGCCTCCGGACCGGTGACCGCCTGGGGGGGGTGAGAAAAACAGGCTGA